GAAGTCATTCTGAGATGATCTTTCTATTTTAAATTCATCTTGAAAATCGAGTAACTCCTGTTGATATTTTGGATTTTCTTTAAAAAACTCAACTAAGCTGGTAATAGCTTCTACAGTTTTTTGAGATAAATAATGTTCCATAGCTTCTGCTTCTTTTTCCTTATTACAATCACTGCCGATTACTAATAAGAATTCTCTTAATAATTTATTTCTTGTTACTAAAAAATTGCCTATCTTTTTTCCTTTCTCTGTTAGTGTAATATTCTTATATCGTTGGTACTCTAAATAATCTCTCTTACCTAATTTTTGTACAGCTTTAGTTACTGATGGGAGTGATACATTTAATTTTTCAGCTATATCAGTTATGCGGACATAACCTTGTTGATCTAAAA
This region of Selenihalanaerobacter shriftii genomic DNA includes:
- the mntR gene encoding transcriptional regulator MntR; protein product: MLSPSLEDYLEEIYRFLDQQGYVRITDIAEKLNVSLPSVTKAVQKLGKRDYLEYQRYKNITLTEKGKKIGNFLVTRNKLLREFLLVIGSDCNKEKEAEAMEHYLSQKTVEAITSLVEFFKENPKYQQELLDFQDEFKIERSSQNDFQDDLK